The nucleotide sequence ATCACCAGGTAGCGGCTCGTCGGCTCGGGCACGCCCAGGGACTTGGCGGCCCTGGTCAGCAGGGCGGGCACGGCGTCCCAGTCGTAGAGGTCCAGGTCGACGGGGACGACGCCGTTCATGACGCTGCCGCCCGGGCCCTCCTTCACCGCCACGTCCCCGCCCCGGTACATGTAGCGGTCGTAGAGCTTGGGGTGACCGGCGACGGGGGCGTCGGCGATGGCGTACTCCCCGTAGATCACCAGGCTGGTGACCTTCGACCCGCCCATGGCGGCGGTCAGCTTGGCCACGGTCGCCTCGATGCCGTCGGCGGTGAGCAGGTCCACCTTCTCCACGCCGGCGGCGGCGCCCGACGAGCCGCCCGAGGACGATTCGGCGCCGCGTGACGCCGACGGCGAGGCGGAGGACGAGGCGGGCGGACTCTCGGCGCCCGCGCCCCCGGTGCCGCCGTCCTTGGTGTTCGGGATCAGCGTCCACACCAGGACGCCCGCCAGCACCGTGCCGACGACCGCTCCGGCGACGGCCGGGCCCCGGCGGCGGGAGCCGCGGGGCGCGAGGCCGGGGTGGGGGACGGCGGGGGTGACGTCCGCGGGGCCGGGCGGAGCGAGCGGGTAGGAGGTCGGCGGGGCCTGCGGGAGCCCGGGGGGCGGGGGCGCCGCCGGTGCCGCCGGGTGCGGCGCGGCCGCCCCGTACGGGGCGTCCGCCCGGTACGGCGCGTCCCCGGCCGCGGCCGCCGCGGCGAGCATCCGGTCGACCTCCGCCGCGTCGGGGCGGGCCTGCGGGTCGCGGACCAGCAGCGCCCGCAGCACACCGGTCAGGGGCCCGGCCCGGCGCGGCTCGGGCACGTCCTCGCCGAGCACGGCGGCGAGCGTGGCGAGCGTGCCGGCCCGGCGCAGCGGATGGTGGCCCTCCACCGCGACGTACAGCAGCATCGCCAGCGACCAGAGGTCGGCGGCCGGGCCGCCGTCCTTGCCGCTGACCCGTTCCGGCGCCATGAAGTCGGGCGAGCCGATGACCGCGCCGGTGGCGGTGAGACTGGCGGACTCGCGTACGGCGGCGATGCCGAAGTCGGTGAGCACGGGGCGCCCGTCGGGGCGCAGGAGGACGTTCGCGGGCTTCACGTCACGGTGTTCGATGCCCACCGCGTGCGCGGCGCGCAGCGCGGACAGCACCTCGCGGCCGAGCGCGGCGGCCTCGGCCGGCGGCATCGTGCCGCGGTCGAGCCGGTCCTGGAGGGAACCTCCCTCGACCAGTTCCATCACGATCCACGGGTACGTGTTCTCGCCGCCGTCGACGATGTGATGGATCGTGACGACGTTGGGGTGGTGGACACGCGCCAGCGCACGGGCCTCGCGCAAAACGCGTTCACGCAGCGTGCGGGCGCCCTCGGGGTCGTACTCGGCCAGGTCCGGGTCCGGGGGCCGGACTTCCTTGACGGCGACGTCCCGGTGCAGTGCCAGGTCGTGGGCGCGCCACACCAGGCCCATGCCGCCGCCGCCCAGGCGTCCGACCAGCTCGAAACGGCCGTCGACGACCCGTCTGTGGGGTTCCGCTGTGCTCATGGCAGGAGCTTAGGGGCAGGCGCCGACAGGTGTTCTGTCGGCCGGAGGGAGCACAACGTGAATGGTCCGCGAAGGCCAGGGGCATGCTGTGAACGAGGTCACCTTCCGCCGGGCCGTTGCGGACCCGGCTGCGGACCGCTCCCTCACTCTCCCGTCGCCCTCCGCCACGAAGGACATGTGCTTTGGCTCTCATGCACCCT is from Streptomyces asoensis and encodes:
- a CDS encoding serine/threonine-protein kinase encodes the protein MSTAEPHRRVVDGRFELVGRLGGGGMGLVWRAHDLALHRDVAVKEVRPPDPDLAEYDPEGARTLRERVLREARALARVHHPNVVTIHHIVDGGENTYPWIVMELVEGGSLQDRLDRGTMPPAEAAALGREVLSALRAAHAVGIEHRDVKPANVLLRPDGRPVLTDFGIAAVRESASLTATGAVIGSPDFMAPERVSGKDGGPAADLWSLAMLLYVAVEGHHPLRRAGTLATLAAVLGEDVPEPRRAGPLTGVLRALLVRDPQARPDAAEVDRMLAAAAAAGDAPYRADAPYGAAAPHPAAPAAPPPPGLPQAPPTSYPLAPPGPADVTPAVPHPGLAPRGSRRRGPAVAGAVVGTVLAGVLVWTLIPNTKDGGTGGAGAESPPASSSASPSASRGAESSSGGSSGAAAGVEKVDLLTADGIEATVAKLTAAMGGSKVTSLVIYGEYAIADAPVAGHPKLYDRYMYRGGDVAVKEGPGGSVMNGVVPVDLDLYDWDAVPALLTRAAKSLGVPEPTSRYLVINPPSTVFDSGPTMSVYLSDDYGSAYLQADVHAKVIRTYPRDDG